The following coding sequences lie in one Rutidosis leptorrhynchoides isolate AG116_Rl617_1_P2 chromosome 6, CSIRO_AGI_Rlap_v1, whole genome shotgun sequence genomic window:
- the LOC139854133 gene encoding uncharacterized protein: protein MKILSLNIRGFGVKGKFGWVKGICYSEKPDVAVFQETKCRCLSNNWVHSLWGNDNCGFVQREAIGNSGGLLVVWDTSRFIVEGAVTNEFFIAIEGKWGGSDHDSIIVNVYGPHNDKKKKKMWGALDELLNSVDSAWVVCGDFNEVKCHSDRLNCTFHHARASRFNDFILKNKLFEISINGRRFTCISDDGTKFSKLDRFLVNDKFINLWVDLSVVPIDRRESDHCPILLRDRVIDFGLKPFKVFDEWFNKVGVDKIILDAWELGVHGSRRDCNFRDKLKNVKK, encoded by the coding sequence ATGAAGATCCTATCTTTGAATATCCGTGGATTTGGGGTTAAGGGTAAATTCGGTTGGGTCAAGGGTATTTGCTATAGTGAGAAGCCGGATGTAGCGGTCTTTCAAGAGACCAAGTGTAGGTGTTTAAGCAATAATTGGGTTCATTCCTTATGGGGTAATGATAATTGTGGATTTGTTCAAAGAGAGGCCATTGGGAACTCGGGTGGATTACTAGTTGTATGGGATACCTCTAGGTTTATTGTGGAAGGTGCGGTCACGAATGAGTTTTTCATAGCAATTGAAGGAAAGTGGGGTGGATCCGATCATGACTCGATAATTGTGAATGTATACGGACCTCATAAcgacaagaaaaagaaaaagatgtgGGGTGCCCTAGATGAGCTCCTCAATAGTGTCGACTCAGCTTGGGTGGTGTGTGGGGACTTCAATGAGGTAAAATGTCATTCGGATAGGTTAAATTGTACATTTCATCATGCTCGGGCATCACGGTTCAATGACTTTATCCTAAAGAACAAACTTTTTGAGATTTCGATTAATGGTAGGAGGTTCACGTGCATTAGTGATGATGGCACAAAGTTTAGTAAACTCGATCGTTTCCTTGTAAACGATAAATTTATTAATCTTTGGGTGGATTTATCTGTTGTTCCTATTGATCGTAGAGAATCGGACCATTGCCCAATCTTGCTTAGGGATCGTGTAATTGACTTTGGTCTGAAACCTTTTAAAGTCTTTGATGAATGGTTCAACAAAGTAGGGGTCGATAAGATAATTCTTGATGCTTGGGAGTTGGGGGTACATGGCTCTAGAAGGGATTGTAATTTTCGAGATAAATTAAAAAACGTTAAAAAATAA